From Halodesulfovibrio sp.:
TCCAGAATATTCCTGCGGGACAGGTTGAAGCAGCCTTTTCTTCCGGTCTTTCGTACTGGCAGACTATGCGCAAAATTATTCTACCGCAGGCGCTTAAACAGATGATTCCACCTATTGTTGGATTGTTCATTGCCATCTTCAAAGACACCTCCCTTGTGACTGTCCTTGGAGTTATGGAACTCACCTCTGTTACTAAAGCGCTGGATAACCGCCTGATGATTGCTTCGATGGAGTTATGGACGACTGCTGCGGTTCTCTACTTTGTTCCATGTCTGCTTATGTCAAAATATGCAAAACACCTTGAAATGAAACTTTCACCGGAACAGACAAACCTAAAAATGTAATACCAATCACCCGATAACGCGCAAAGCGCCTTGCAACATTATTGCAAGGCGCTTTTTTTGTGTGAGTATACACAGCCGCACAGAGCATTTGGCTAACGATTTTGCAGTTAGCCTCATTCATTCTTTGATTAGTTTACCTACTCTGCCCATTTTTCTCTTCTTTCATTTGCCCTCATCTGTACTCATGGCACAATACACATTCAAATATGTATTTGTTTTACAGGCAGGTAACCAATGAAATTTCTTTCTATTTTTGGCATCACGAGCAAAAGCAGCAACTACACAACCACTACGCTGGACAAAGTGATGGAAGTTGACACTTCCGACGGCGTTCTGTCGCCCTGCCCTGTTTCCCCCAATTGTGTTTGCAGTAAACTTCCACCTGATGACAGCCATTATGTAGAGCCACTTGTTCCCACTGCAAGCACGCTGGCTATCTTTCCTTTGCTTGTCGACTACGTTCAACAACTTCCCGGTGCACAGCTGGAAGAAAAAGCCAGCCATTATGTCCGAGTAAGCATCCGCTCCATGCTTATGGGGTTAACATACGACCTTGAACTCTTTTTTGCCGGAAGCAAAATTCACGTACGTTCTGCATCACGCGCAGGCTGGTACGACTTTGGTGTCAATCGGCGAAGAGTTGAAAACATTCGTCGCTATATGGAAGATGAACTTGAAGGGTGATCTATAACTATTTTTTACGCAAGTAGGACACGGCATGGATAAAAGCGCCTTGGACATTCTCTCTCAGTATCTGCCTTCATTTCCTCGTAAGCATGCAGGAAAAATTATTACAGATACCACTGAATTCATGTCTATTGATTATGGCGACGTCATGTTCCTTGATAACAAGCACTATCTAGTTACAAAAAATTTATCAGAACGAAGATTCGGACTGGAAGACCCGAAATACTGGGTCAAACGATGCAGGGAACTGGAAACAGGTAACCAGCAAATTATTAAACTAGAATTTTATGAAAAATTCGATGTCACCATCGGCTCCATTCAGTCCAGTTGCTATCGAAGCCCGCGCAAAGAATCGAGAATTTTACAGCTTATCAACAATGACATGCGATTTATGCAAGGGAGAACCGTATTAGATACAAAAGGGAATTGCGTCCGCATCCTCGATATCATCTACGGGACAGAGCTTGATGTGGTTCTCGACCGTCTTCAAATTTCGCACGAGGAATATTTTCATACAGTATTTCCGGATTTTTTTGCCAAGTACATTGGAGCAGTAAAAGCCATAGAACATCTTCATACCAATCAAGAACAGCATGGGGATATTCGACGCGATCACCTTCTTGTTGAATCAGAAACAAAAAGCTGGCGCTGGATAGATTTCGACTACACCTTCGGCTTGCGGGAAAACCCGTATGCTCTCGATATCTTCGGTCTGGGCAGTATATTACTGCTACTTGTAGGGCAACGTGAGATTACGGCTCAACAACTTGCCGCAGCAAACACTCAAACCACTACTTCCGGCAACATCGAAAAAGAAGATATGGCGCTTGCTATGCCGTACCGCCTAGCAAATATCCAAAAAAAATACCCATATATCCCTGATGCATTAAACAATGTCTGCATGCATTTTTCAGCTAAAAATAGTGTATTTTATTCATCAGTTACGGATTTTGTTACTGCACTGCTTACATGTTTTCACAAGCTCCCCGTATTTACGGCAGCCCGTGGGAGGTATCCTGAAGTATGAACATCTACAATATTCTTGTGGCTTTTGATTCTTCCAAGCCTTCTTTTGAAGCTGTGGAATACACATCTAGAATGATTCGCTCCATTCCAGACGTGCTTGTGACACTGCTTTTTATTGAACGGCTTCCGGACAAAGACTTATTTGAAACAGATGCATCATGGCGCGCAGAATGTCTGGAGCTGACCACAGATTACAAGCGTACACTGAATAAAGCTCGCGAACTGTTTGTTCGAAACGAAATTCACGAAGGGTCAGTTAATCAGGAATACATAATCAGTTGCAGTTCGCCGTTTGAAGACGCCAAAGTCTGCACAACAGGTGAATCCATCGCGCAGGATATTCTTGCAATACAAAAAGAAGGGAACCACGGAACCGTTGTTGTCGGTCATCGCGGCATAAGCAAAGAAGAAGAATTTCTTTTTGGAAGTGTCTCCTCAGATTTACTCCGCCAATTCTCTGGCTGCGCACTCTGGGTAGTAAACTCTTCAGAAAATTAATACCAATCTGTCTGACCCTGATGCATTTGAGCGTTCAAAACGCATCAGGGTCTATCCCTACCCGCCACATTGTACAACTGGTACGAATAGACCCCAGTCTAATTCTTATTCAAAAGATATTGTTACCGCAGAAGAAGCACGCTGCGCTTTCTCTTTTGCCTTTTCAATATCATCATCAAGTGCCAGCGCTACACCGAGACGACGACGCCCCTGCACCTCTGCTTTACCAAAAAGAAGCAGTTGAGTTTCCGGCTCACTCAATGCTGCATCCAAGCCAGAGAATGTAGCACCGATGCCGTTGCCTTCCGCCAGTACAACACTTGATGCAGCAGCGCCGCGCTGCACAATCTCTGGAATAGGAAGCCCCAGAATAGCGCGTGCATGAAGCGCAAATTCACTCAAATTCTGAGAAATTACAGTCACAAGTCCGGTATCATGTGGGCGTGGTGAAACTTCACTGAAAATCACGTCATCACCTTTGATGAACAGCTCCACACCAAAAATACCAAATCCACCTAACGCGTCGGTCACAGTGCGGGCGATATCCCGTGCACGTTCCAAAGCGATGGCGGACATAGGCTGCGGCTGCCACGACATTCTGTAGTCTCCGTCCTCCTGATAGTGCCCTATCGGTTCGCAAAAACTTGTGCCGCCAACGTGGCGAGCTGTCAGCAATGTAATTTCATAATCAAATTCTACAAACCCTTCGACAATAACTCGTCCGCCGCCAGTGCGACCGCCTTCCTGTGAGTATCTCCATGCGGATGCAATATCAGCTTCTGTTTTGACTGTGCTCTGCCCTTTTCCAGAAGAACTCATGACCGGCTTAACAACACACGGCATGCCCACAGCTTCTACAGCTGCACAGTATTCTTCTTCTGTATCAGCAAAACGGTACGGAGATGTCGGTACGGAAAGCTCTTCAGCAGCGAGCCTGCGAATACCTTCACGGTTCATGGTAAGCCATGTTGCTTTCGCAGTAGGAACAACGGTTACGCCCTCTTTTTCAAGCTCAAGCAGCGTATCGGTTGCAATTGCTTCAATCTCAGGAACAATCAAGTCAGGCTGTTCTTTGTTCACTACATCCCGCAATGCGTCACCATCAAGCATATTGATAGTGTAAGAGCGATGAGCAATTTGCATGGCGGGTGCGTTCTCGTAACGATCAACGGCAATAACTTCTGCACCGAGGCGCATTGCCTCAATAGCTACTTCTTTGCCAAGCTCACCCGAGCCGAGTAACAAAATTTTTGTTGCAGAATGCGTTAAAGGGGTTCCAAGAAATGCCATGTCTTGCTCCTGTCATATGTTGGATCACTGTGACTGTGGTAAAAACGCACGATGCGCCTTTTCTGCGGGGATTTGTCATACTTTTCCCCCTGCTGCAAGGGGGTGTCTAAAGTTGTCTCATCACGTAATCGAATTGTATCACATAAAAAAAGGAATAATGATGCAGCAACGCATTCATTATTCCTTTTCCATTTATAACTGCTTAGACAGCAAGTTCATTTTCTAGTTGCGGATACACAGAAACTCTATTCTTACCACCATGTTTTGAATTGTACATGGCAGCGTCAGCACATTTCATTAAATCGTCAGGCCCAGTAACAGCCTTATTCCATCCCGCAATGCCGATGCTTGACTTTATGTACACTTTGCTGCCGCATTCAAGCGTAACGGGTGTTTCAAACGCCTGTAAAATGCCGAAGGCTATTTCTGCCGCCTTGTCACGCTCAGCAAGTCCTTCGAGCAAAATGACATACTCATCACCGCCAATGCGAGCAACAGTATCCGTCAGCCGAACTTTTTTACGTAACACCGATGCAACATGTCGTAGCACAATGTTACCGGCTTCGTGGCCATACCTGTCATTCACGAATTTAAAATCATCTAAATCAATATACATTATGAAGAAACGGACATCACCCATTTCGGCTTTCTTACACGCTTGTTCAAGCTTGGAAAACAAGTGTGGTAAATTCGAAAGTCCCGTTAGCCAATCATGATGTGCTCGCACCTCCAACTCTTCCCTATGCTCTTGGCTTTGCTGTATGGAATGCATGGTAAACCACAATGTTATGGCTGTTATCAAAGATAACACAACCCAAGTCCAGACACAGTTACGAAAAATAGAGTTTTCCATTGCAGCCAGCTTTTCATTACTCACATGCTGCATCACTATCCACTGATAGGGACTAACCTCTACATTCGCAGCCAACCGCTGGGTACTATCTGCATGAGAATTGACGGCAAAAGAGGGAGATACTGTTGTCCATGTAAACAAACCATCCCCGTTACGAACCTGACCGGATGCCCCCTTTTCTGTCAATTTCCAGATAACGGGATATTTTTTAGCAAAGGTTTGTTCTTTCATTGAAGGATCATCGTTTACGAACATGAATGCCCAGCATGCCTCTTTATTATCAGACGCAAGCCAATATCCTTCATCGTTAAGCAACATTGCATTACTCAATGAATCAGAAGCGATATCGCGAAAATGCTCCAACATTTGGGAAGCATAAAAATTGAGAATGACAACTCCCAAGCGCTCACCATACGAGTTGATAACTGGAGTCCCGAACCGAATAACCGGCACATGTGGCACTTCAATTTTCTGATTCTCAATATTTAAATCAAGTGGCGATACATAGACTTCGCCAGCGCGAAGCCGTAATGAGGATTGCACATAGGCACGATGAATTTTGGACTGCAATTTATCATGCGGAACAACATGTAACTGTCCTTTATTTCTATTAATACGAACTATTTCAACGCCGTCAGCGTCAAGAAGCCGTACTTGTCCGTACCCACGCTTATTCTTGGCAAACGTATACAAAATACGTTGCGAAAGGCTGTCGCTCAACAACCGGTTAGCCAATTCATATGAAATGACATCTGCTAAAATTTTAATATCGGCAAATGGCACATTGAAGTCTTCCATCAAACTGGATTTTCGTATGCTCACTGCCCTGTGTTGATCTACCCGCACCAACTGTTCTTTATGGGTCACTTTATCTTGGTATATTGCTGTCAAAAAAAGAAAAATCAAATAACAACATACCCCAAGTATCAGGAAAAACGGTTTAAGCAACCGAGCTTTCAACCTCCATCCCATACTACCCCCGAAATAACGATAAAAATATCATCAGCCTACGCATACAATACCCCCGTAAAATGCGTAGAACACCTAAATGACATAAACACCTGTAACTTTGTAGATTTTTAACACTGTTCCTTATTTGTAAAGTATTTTGATTAGATTACAGTACAGGTAAGCACAATTTGATAACAAAGTAAAATACAATGCAAAAAATACAAAAGAGCTGATTTGCAATGCAAACCAGCTCTTCCACTACTATTAAACATGCTCTTTTATAAAAACCAAAGTAAAAAATCGTTTTTAGAAAAATCTGCAACCAAAAAGAAGAGTGCAAAGAAAAGCTGCATAGCAATAACAAGGCAATATAAAACGACTTCTTCTGAACGTTTTATAGTTTCAATAAAATGAGATTCTCCATCAGCAATATCCCTTATTGCCCAGAACAAGAACATAACACCGACGCCCCACTGCCAATTCAAAATTATACAAATTAACGCAAACACCAGTGCACTTATTGTACGCCACCTCTTTGCAAACATGTTCTGCTCCATTTTCTTCCTGCCGACACCCGCAGGGCTATTGCACAGTTACAGATAATGGAACCATAGTACCCTTCCACACAACTTTCCGGCAACAATATTTCCTATTTTTCCCTTACAGTAAGCATAGTTATACTGCAACTAATGCCACCAATCCTGCTTTGTGCCGCAACATTCCTTTTCTAAAGCAAACTTGTTGACAAGCCCTAACCTTATCGATAATAGGAATATATATTAATAAGAAAACACAGCAGGAGTTCTCATGGAAGCTAAAGTTCTTGAAGCAATGAAAAATGCAGGCAAACCAGTCCGCCCAGGTGAAGTAGCAGAAGTATTAGGTGTTGATAGCAAAGAAGTATCTAAAGCTATCAAAAAGCTTAAAGAAGCAGGCGAGATTCATTCTCCAAAACGCTGTTACTACGCGCCTACAGAATAAATCACCGCTTATTGGTGCAACGGCAAACATCCTTCACCTCTGTTATCCATCTGCACGCAATAAAAGCAAAAAAACAGCCTGTATCTTGCTGATACAGGCTGTTTTTTACATCTTATGTGCTAATCTTCATCAAGTCGGCAATGGGAAGGTAAATCCACATCATACTCACGGATGAGCTTGGAATGTTCCCGTAAAATTGCATAGGTAGATGACTTTCGGAATGAACTGTTGCGATTAGTTCTAAACAGCAGGTTCAAATCCCATATGGTGTCTACATCATTCCAGTCAGGCAGACGAATCAGCTCAAGGTCTGCTGCCATTATCTTAGCAATCGTCGCTCTATACACATCACGGGTAGACCACGGGATGTCGTCAAAAACTTCTGGAATAAATGTATCTTTTCGGAAACCAATCAAATAGTAGCCGCCATCATAGGAAGGTCCTACGGCTGCGTCCTGCATATCGAGATCTAAAAATGCCTTCGTAATCAACTCAGGCGGGAAGTCTGGAATATCACTGCCAACGATGATTACCCGCTGGAAGCCTTCGTCAAATGCAGACTGCATGGCATGCTTCATGCGCTCGCCAAGGTCTTCGCCTTGTTGCTCCCGATATGTATACTGAGAGCCGAGCCAGCTTTTAAACTCTTTTTCAGGATCATCCGTCCCGCACGGCGCATAGCAGATGCGGAGCTGCGACTCTACCTTTTCGAAACCTTTAAGCATATCCTGTACAAAATGACGGTACAATGAGGTAGCAACATCTTCACCAATAACTTTGGCAAGTCGTGTCTTTACATTGCCGAGACTCGGATACTTAATGAAAAAAAGAATACATGTGTCGGTCATTAAAGCTACCCCTTCATGGCGCGATACCAATGCGAAAGTGTTTGAGCAGAAACGCCTGCCCCGTATAATAAACGCAACAGCACGTTGCGTAACGTACACCTATACATACCTTCCGTCTCCCATCTGCGTGCAGATGTAGAAACCGGAGCATCTATTATTGCTAGAGACTCGCCACGCTGGCGAATCCGGCGCATTATTTCCACGTCTTCCATAAGTGGAACTGGTGCATATCCTGAAAGCTCTTCAAAATATGTCCGTAAAAAGAACTGAGCCTGATCGCCGTACGGTGTACGTGTCAGTCTGTTCCGCCAGTTTCCCAATGCGCTTACAAGATATAGAAACCAGTTGTCACTGGCAATGGACAGGCTAAATGC
This genomic window contains:
- a CDS encoding DUF1499 domain-containing protein, producing MKFLSIFGITSKSSNYTTTTLDKVMEVDTSDGVLSPCPVSPNCVCSKLPPDDSHYVEPLVPTASTLAIFPLLVDYVQQLPGAQLEEKASHYVRVSIRSMLMGLTYDLELFFAGSKIHVRSASRAGWYDFGVNRRRVENIRRYMEDELEG
- a CDS encoding serine/threonine protein kinase, translated to MDKSALDILSQYLPSFPRKHAGKIITDTTEFMSIDYGDVMFLDNKHYLVTKNLSERRFGLEDPKYWVKRCRELETGNQQIIKLEFYEKFDVTIGSIQSSCYRSPRKESRILQLINNDMRFMQGRTVLDTKGNCVRILDIIYGTELDVVLDRLQISHEEYFHTVFPDFFAKYIGAVKAIEHLHTNQEQHGDIRRDHLLVESETKSWRWIDFDYTFGLRENPYALDIFGLGSILLLLVGQREITAQQLAAANTQTTTSGNIEKEDMALAMPYRLANIQKKYPYIPDALNNVCMHFSAKNSVFYSSVTDFVTALLTCFHKLPVFTAARGRYPEV
- a CDS encoding universal stress protein, encoding MNIYNILVAFDSSKPSFEAVEYTSRMIRSIPDVLVTLLFIERLPDKDLFETDASWRAECLELTTDYKRTLNKARELFVRNEIHEGSVNQEYIISCSSPFEDAKVCTTGESIAQDILAIQKEGNHGTVVVGHRGISKEEEFLFGSVSSDLLRQFSGCALWVVNSSEN
- the purT gene encoding formate-dependent phosphoribosylglycinamide formyltransferase; amino-acid sequence: MAFLGTPLTHSATKILLLGSGELGKEVAIEAMRLGAEVIAVDRYENAPAMQIAHRSYTINMLDGDALRDVVNKEQPDLIVPEIEAIATDTLLELEKEGVTVVPTAKATWLTMNREGIRRLAAEELSVPTSPYRFADTEEEYCAAVEAVGMPCVVKPVMSSSGKGQSTVKTEADIASAWRYSQEGGRTGGGRVIVEGFVEFDYEITLLTARHVGGTSFCEPIGHYQEDGDYRMSWQPQPMSAIALERARDIARTVTDALGGFGIFGVELFIKGDDVIFSEVSPRPHDTGLVTVISQNLSEFALHARAILGLPIPEIVQRGAAASSVVLAEGNGIGATFSGLDAALSEPETQLLLFGKAEVQGRRRLGVALALDDDIEKAKEKAQRASSAVTISFE
- a CDS encoding diguanylate cyclase; the encoded protein is MEDFNVPFADIKILADVISYELANRLLSDSLSQRILYTFAKNKRGYGQVRLLDADGVEIVRINRNKGQLHVVPHDKLQSKIHRAYVQSSLRLRAGEVYVSPLDLNIENQKIEVPHVPVIRFGTPVINSYGERLGVVILNFYASQMLEHFRDIASDSLSNAMLLNDEGYWLASDNKEACWAFMFVNDDPSMKEQTFAKKYPVIWKLTEKGASGQVRNGDGLFTWTTVSPSFAVNSHADSTQRLAANVEVSPYQWIVMQHVSNEKLAAMENSIFRNCVWTWVVLSLITAITLWFTMHSIQQSQEHREELEVRAHHDWLTGLSNLPHLFSKLEQACKKAEMGDVRFFIMYIDLDDFKFVNDRYGHEAGNIVLRHVASVLRKKVRLTDTVARIGGDEYVILLEGLAERDKAAEIAFGILQAFETPVTLECGSKVYIKSSIGIAGWNKAVTGPDDLMKCADAAMYNSKHGGKNRVSVYPQLENELAV
- a CDS encoding MarR family transcriptional regulator; translated protein: MEAKVLEAMKNAGKPVRPGEVAEVLGVDSKEVSKAIKKLKEAGEIHSPKRCYYAPTE
- a CDS encoding TIGR04282 family arsenosugar biosynthesis glycosyltransferase, whose product is MTDTCILFFIKYPSLGNVKTRLAKVIGEDVATSLYRHFVQDMLKGFEKVESQLRICYAPCGTDDPEKEFKSWLGSQYTYREQQGEDLGERMKHAMQSAFDEGFQRVIIVGSDIPDFPPELITKAFLDLDMQDAAVGPSYDGGYYLIGFRKDTFIPEVFDDIPWSTRDVYRATIAKIMAADLELIRLPDWNDVDTIWDLNLLFRTNRNSSFRKSSTYAILREHSKLIREYDVDLPSHCRLDED
- a CDS encoding TIGR04283 family arsenosugar biosynthesis glycosyltransferase; translated protein: MESYSVSVIIPVWYESAGINERIAHVFERAAEAESLLSVEIIVADGDPTASTIAAVEYDNVICVAAPQGRAVQMNAGAARAKGDVLLFLHADTVLPVGAFDYMYQALHMAGNTSSGAKAGAFSLSIASDNWFLYLVSALGNWRNRLTRTPYGDQAQFFLRTYFEELSGYAPVPLMEDVEIMRRIRQRGESLAIIDAPVSTSARRWETEGMYRCTLRNVLLRLLYGAGVSAQTLSHWYRAMKG